From Deinobacterium chartae:
ATGTAGTCCAACGCGAACAGGAACAGCGTGAAGACTATGACGAAGACAACGACCGTCTGGGTTCCCTCGAGGACCTGAGAGCGATTGGGCCAGGTGACGCGGCCGAGCTCGGCGCGCGCCTCGCG
This genomic window contains:
- the secE gene encoding preprotein translocase subunit SecE, coding for MFGGIARYFREARAELGRVTWPNRSQVLEGTQTVVVFVIVFTLFLFALDYIFSLGIRTVLQ